The proteins below are encoded in one region of Ferruginibacter lapsinanis:
- a CDS encoding fasciclin domain-containing protein: MKREFKIIFTAAILTLAVSCNSNEEPKTVSPETAANTGAGQSAVQDDQSAKNVVQVAVGSKDHTTLVTALKAADLVDALSNAGPFTVFAPTNAAFDKLPAGTVDGLLKPEKKDALTDILQYHVSVGVFKEDMLQDGQVIGQVNGGNISISKKDGKIMVNGTANVIAAIPASNGIVYVIDQVLLPPPAQK, translated from the coding sequence ATGAAAAGAGAATTTAAAATAATATTTACTGCAGCAATCCTCACACTGGCTGTATCATGTAATTCAAACGAAGAACCTAAAACAGTATCTCCGGAAACAGCTGCCAATACCGGAGCCGGACAATCGGCTGTACAAGATGACCAATCCGCTAAGAATGTTGTACAGGTTGCTGTAGGCAGTAAAGATCACACCACTTTGGTAACTGCACTAAAAGCAGCTGACCTTGTAGATGCTTTAAGTAATGCAGGACCTTTTACAGTATTTGCGCCTACCAATGCAGCTTTCGACAAATTACCTGCCGGTACAGTTGATGGCTTATTAAAACCTGAAAAGAAAGATGCACTTACCGACATTCTGCAATACCATGTTTCTGTGGGTGTATTCAAAGAAGATATGTTGCAGGATGGGCAAGTGATCGGACAAGTAAATGGAGGCAACATCTCAATCAGTAAAAAAGATGGTAAAATAATGGTGAATGGAACCGCCAATGTTATTGCGGCCATTCCTGCATCCAATGGAATTGTATATGTAATTGACCAGGTATTATTGCCACCTCCTGCTCAAAAATAA
- a CDS encoding group III truncated hemoglobin, which produces MKKDIENKKDVELLVNTFYDKVKNDTIIGYIFTDVVKVNWEKHLPVMYNFWENTLFYTGSYEGNPMELHKHLHRLMPLTQEHFAQWNHLFSTTVNELFEGAIADLAKQRAISISTVMQIKIFKEDSSHDKVF; this is translated from the coding sequence ATGAAAAAGGATATTGAAAATAAGAAAGATGTGGAGTTATTGGTAAATACGTTTTACGATAAGGTAAAGAATGATACGATCATTGGATATATTTTTACCGATGTGGTAAAAGTGAACTGGGAAAAACATTTACCGGTAATGTATAATTTTTGGGAAAATACATTGTTTTATACTGGAAGCTATGAAGGCAATCCAATGGAGTTGCATAAACATTTACATCGTTTGATGCCATTGACCCAGGAGCATTTTGCGCAATGGAATCATCTCTTTAGTACAACAGTGAACGAGTTATTTGAAGGCGCTATAGCTGATCTTGCTAAACAAAGAGCGATAAGTATATCTACAGTGATGCAGATAAAGATATTTAAAGAAGATTCATCTCACGATAAAGTGTTTTAG
- a CDS encoding hemerythrin domain-containing protein, with translation MIRHKSLVPLSREHHDALLLAQLLKKEVPDYKGMPTQIQEKAAYALALYHSKLKQHFKNEEIMLGKVKDVHEEITKLTDDIFREHQLLTAAFLSLSKPDNTIDELNALGLALDEHIRKEERVLFPMIQQYCSEEILNSFDFNSL, from the coding sequence ATGATAAGACATAAATCTCTGGTGCCATTATCAAGAGAACACCACGACGCCTTACTATTGGCACAGCTATTAAAAAAAGAAGTGCCTGATTATAAGGGTATGCCAACTCAAATACAAGAGAAAGCTGCTTATGCATTAGCTCTGTATCATTCCAAGTTGAAACAACATTTTAAAAATGAAGAGATAATGTTGGGCAAAGTAAAAGATGTTCATGAAGAGATCACAAAATTAACAGATGATATTTTTAGAGAGCATCAGTTGTTGACAGCGGCTTTCCTTTCGTTAAGTAAACCGGATAATACCATCGACGAATTAAATGCGCTGGGGCTGGCTTTGGATGAACATATACGTAAAGAAGAACGTGTGTTGTTTCCAATGATACAGCAATATTGTAGTGAAGAAATATTGAACAGTTTTGATTTCAATTCGCTATAA
- a CDS encoding ABC transporter permease, translated as MKKIIKYVIIDILRNKIVLAYTVFLLLISFSIFNLEDNSAKGLLSLLNIILIVVPLVSILFAAIYVYNSAEFLELLVSQPLKRKTIWLSFFIGVASSLSLSFFVGAGIPILLYEPTATGGMMLLTGLLMSIIFVAVAMLATVKIRDKAKGIGVTILLWLYFSLLFDGLVMFLLFQFSDYPLEKIMVGVSVLNPIDLSRILILLKMDISAMMGYTGAIFRNFFGTQMGLILSFLVLIVWVILPLWLSSRWFNRKDL; from the coding sequence ATGAAAAAAATTATCAAATATGTAATTATAGATATACTGCGTAATAAGATTGTACTGGCGTATACAGTATTTCTGTTATTGATATCTTTCAGCATATTTAATCTGGAAGATAATTCTGCAAAAGGATTATTGAGTTTGCTCAATATCATTTTGATCGTTGTTCCGTTGGTGAGTATATTATTTGCTGCTATTTATGTTTACAACAGTGCTGAGTTTTTAGAACTGCTGGTAAGTCAGCCATTAAAACGAAAAACTATCTGGTTGAGCTTCTTCATAGGAGTGGCCAGTTCTTTGTCTTTGTCTTTTTTTGTTGGTGCAGGAATTCCTATTCTGTTGTATGAGCCTACTGCAACAGGGGGTATGATGTTACTGACCGGACTACTTATGTCAATTATTTTTGTTGCAGTTGCGATGTTGGCTACGGTGAAAATAAGAGACAAAGCGAAGGGGATTGGTGTCACAATTTTATTGTGGCTGTATTTTTCTTTGCTGTTTGATGGTTTGGTAATGTTCCTGTTGTTCCAGTTTTCAGATTATCCATTAGAAAAAATAATGGTAGGGGTAAGTGTATTAAATCCTATCGATCTGAGCAGGATACTTATTTTATTAAAGATGGATATTTCAGCTATGATGGGTTACACTGGCGCCATATTCAGAAATTTTTTTGGTACACAAATGGGGCTGATATTATCATTTCTTGTTTTGATTGTATGGGTGATATTGCCCCTGTGGTTATCATCTCGTTGGTTTAACCGTAAAGATCTATAA
- a CDS encoding ABC transporter ATP-binding protein, translating to MIIANNVSKKFGKLAVLDNVSVTCNRGECIALIGPNGSGKTTLIKSILGMVVCDSGFITFNDKNILHDWQYRANIGYMPQIGRYPENMTIGQILDMMKDIRSKNNNAIDEELIDAFKLNELLNKRMRTLSGGTRQKVSAALAFLFNPDVLILDEPTAGLDPVSSEMLKEKIIKEKTKGKLILITSHILSELDDLVTQVIYIQDGKLCFHKSIQALRTDTGQEKLSKAIAAVMQEKII from the coding sequence ATGATCATAGCAAATAATGTCTCAAAAAAATTTGGTAAGCTAGCTGTACTGGATAATGTTTCAGTTACCTGCAACAGAGGTGAATGTATCGCTTTGATAGGTCCAAACGGAAGCGGTAAAACAACTTTGATCAAAAGTATTTTAGGAATGGTTGTTTGCGATAGCGGCTTTATTACATTCAACGATAAAAATATTTTACACGACTGGCAATACAGAGCCAATATAGGTTATATGCCGCAGATTGGTCGCTATCCTGAAAATATGACAATAGGCCAGATATTGGATATGATGAAAGATATCAGAAGCAAAAATAACAATGCTATCGATGAAGAATTGATTGACGCATTTAAGCTCAATGAACTATTAAATAAGCGAATGAGGACATTATCAGGGGGAACAAGGCAAAAAGTGAGTGCAGCTTTAGCTTTTTTATTTAATCCTGATGTGTTGATACTGGATGAACCAACGGCTGGCCTGGATCCTGTATCATCAGAAATGCTGAAAGAAAAGATCATAAAAGAAAAAACAAAAGGTAAATTGATCTTGATCACTTCACATATTTTAAGCGAATTGGATGACCTGGTTACACAGGTGATTTATATACAAGATGGGAAATTATGTTTTCATAAAAGTATACAGGCTTTACGGACAGATACTGGACAAGAGAAATTGTCAAAAGCTATTGCTGCAGTAATGCAGGAAAAAATTATTTGA
- a CDS encoding nitrous oxide reductase family maturation protein NosD, which translates to MKYCIYILSFLALSVSSTAKTLHVGKGQIFNSISQALAVANNGDVVLVETGIYHEKNLIISKSIILRGLDHPVLDGEHKYEIISIKANDVTVDGFKVIHSGVSSIEDFAGIKIYNSRNVIIKNNILEDTFFGIYSQYGTNCTIENNQLTAYGKQEQESGNGIHCWKSDSLKIIANTISGHRDGIYFEFVTNSVIWRNTSFKNLRYGLHFMFSNSDSYITNIFKNNGAGVAVMFSSKVKMFHNYFEENWGDAAYGLLLKEISDSYIDNNRFVKNTTGIHMEGASRITMTKNVFEDNGWALKIQASCMDITLNHNNFISNTFDVGTNGSLVLNTFDYNYWDKYDGYDLNKDKIGDIPYRPVSMYSMIVEQNPTAMMLFRSFMTSLLDKTEKILPTLTPEGLKDNYPLMKALPL; encoded by the coding sequence GTGAAATACTGCATCTATATATTATCCTTTTTAGCATTATCGGTTTCTTCTACAGCTAAAACTTTGCATGTTGGCAAAGGGCAAATATTTAATTCTATCAGTCAGGCTTTAGCAGTTGCCAATAATGGGGATGTCGTTTTGGTAGAAACTGGAATATATCATGAAAAAAATCTGATCATTTCCAAGTCAATCATTTTAAGAGGGCTTGATCATCCAGTTTTAGACGGAGAACATAAATATGAAATAATCTCTATAAAAGCAAATGATGTAACTGTAGATGGTTTTAAAGTAATTCATTCCGGAGTTTCCAGCATAGAAGATTTTGCCGGTATAAAAATTTATAATTCCAGAAATGTAATTATCAAAAACAATATTTTAGAAGATACCTTTTTTGGCATTTATTCTCAATACGGAACGAACTGTACAATCGAAAATAATCAGTTAACTGCTTATGGAAAACAAGAACAAGAAAGCGGTAATGGTATTCATTGCTGGAAAAGCGATAGCTTGAAAATTATTGCCAATACTATTTCTGGTCATAGAGATGGTATTTATTTTGAGTTTGTAACCAATTCGGTTATCTGGCGTAATACATCTTTTAAAAATCTTCGTTACGGATTACATTTCATGTTTTCCAACAGCGACTCTTATATTACTAATATTTTTAAAAATAACGGAGCAGGAGTTGCCGTTATGTTTTCCAGTAAGGTAAAAATGTTTCATAATTATTTCGAAGAAAACTGGGGAGATGCTGCATATGGGTTGTTATTAAAAGAGATATCTGACAGTTATATTGATAATAATCGTTTTGTAAAAAACACTACAGGTATTCATATGGAAGGGGCTAGTCGAATTACTATGACGAAAAATGTTTTTGAAGATAATGGATGGGCATTAAAGATACAGGCCAGTTGTATGGACATTACTTTAAATCATAACAATTTTATCAGTAACACTTTTGATGTAGGTACCAATGGTAGCCTTGTGTTAAATACATTTGATTACAATTATTGGGATAAATATGATGGATATGATCTGAATAAGGATAAGATCGGGGATATTCCTTATCGGCCGGTGAGTATGTATTCCATGATTGTTGAACAAAACCCAACAGCCATGATGTTATTCAGAAGTTTTATGACTTCGCTTTTAGATAAAACAGAAAAAATATTGCCGACACTGACTCCCGAAGGGTTGAAAGATAATTATCCATTAATGAAAGCACTGCCATTATGA
- a CDS encoding nitrous oxide reductase accessory protein NosL — protein MEKKGLQSWVRILLIVCGLALIVVLFVPLWGIDLAAPQYPEGLKLLIYPNKLSGNVDIINGLNHYIGMKTLHTEDFIEFRILPYIIGFFAAAFILVALLKRKRLLNILFILFVCFGILSMYDFWRWEYNYGHNLNPDAAIIVPGMAYQPPLIGFKQLLNFGAYSMPDIGGWIFVGVGVALFICVFTELRASKKIKKIGVSVNTIIAIATLTTLVSCSAGPEPLKPGVDNCHFCKMTISDVKFGAEIVTTKGKVYKFDDMHCVLAYLHTDELSVASIKDIFFTNFCGDHSLISQKRSSLLETEQLRSPMGGNIAAFDNTDSLKMIQQHFGGDVVTWNELSKK, from the coding sequence ATGGAAAAGAAAGGATTACAAAGCTGGGTAAGAATATTGTTAATAGTATGCGGATTGGCATTGATAGTAGTTTTGTTTGTTCCATTATGGGGAATAGACTTAGCCGCCCCACAATATCCTGAAGGATTGAAATTATTGATATATCCCAATAAACTAAGTGGTAATGTTGATATTATAAATGGGTTGAACCATTATATAGGAATGAAAACATTGCATACAGAAGATTTTATTGAGTTTAGGATATTGCCTTACATCATCGGATTTTTTGCTGCAGCTTTTATTTTGGTAGCGCTACTCAAACGAAAAAGATTACTTAATATTTTATTTATTTTATTTGTCTGTTTTGGCATTTTGTCAATGTATGATTTTTGGAGATGGGAGTATAACTATGGACATAATTTAAATCCGGATGCAGCAATCATTGTTCCGGGAATGGCTTACCAGCCTCCGTTAATTGGATTTAAACAGTTATTAAATTTTGGAGCGTATTCAATGCCGGATATAGGCGGTTGGATATTTGTAGGAGTTGGCGTGGCACTATTTATTTGTGTATTTACTGAACTGAGGGCTTCAAAAAAAATTAAAAAGATAGGAGTGTCAGTCAATACTATTATTGCAATTGCCACATTAACAACATTAGTGTCATGTAGCGCAGGGCCTGAGCCACTTAAGCCAGGGGTAGATAATTGTCATTTCTGTAAGATGACGATAAGTGATGTCAAATTTGGCGCTGAAATTGTTACTACAAAAGGTAAGGTGTACAAGTTTGATGATATGCATTGTGTGTTAGCCTATCTTCATACGGACGAACTTTCTGTAGCCAGTATAAAAGATATTTTTTTTACTAATTTTTGTGGCGATCATAGTTTGATCTCTCAAAAAAGATCATCCTTATTAGAAACTGAACAACTAAGAAGTCCGATGGGTGGAAATATTGCTGCATTTGATAACACAGATAGTTTGAAAATGATACAACAGCATTTTGGTGGAGATGTTGTAACCTGGAATGAATTAAGCAAAAAGTGA
- the nosZ gene encoding Sec-dependent nitrous-oxide reductase, protein MKKIQFNMIAAAGVAILMSLNACKPKNAGNAVSSDAAAKAYVAPGKYDAFYNFVSGGFSGQMSVYGLPSGRLLRVIPVFSVDPEKGWGYSEETKPMLNTSHGFVPWDDLHHTEMSQTNGEIDGRWVFGNANNTPRVARIDLTTFRTAEIIELPNSAGNHSSPFITENTEYVVAGTRFSVPPDNVNGDVPINTYKKNFKGTLSFISVGKEDGKMDIAFQIQCPGVNFDLSHAGKGKSHGWFFFSCYNTEQANTLLEVNASQKDKDFIMAVNWKKAEEYLKAGKGRKQAVRYAHNIYNEKTHTATSEIRTEVTVLDAKELKDICYFMPCPKSPHGCDVDPTGEYIVGSGKLAALIPVFSFDKIQKAIAAKDFIGEYDGIPIIKYESALYGEVKKPGLGPLHTEFDGKGFAYTTFFVSSEVVKWNIKDLTVVDRVPTYYSVGHLCIPGGDSKKPNPKYLIAYNKITKDRYLPTGPELAQSAQLYDISGDKMQLILDFPTIGEPHYAQAVSADLIRAKSLKFFKIEENAHPYASKGEGTTKVVREGNKVHVYMTAIRSHFAPDNIEGIKMGDEVYFHVTNIEQDWDVPHGFAVKGASNAELLIMPGETQTLKWIPEKTGMYPIYCTDFCSALHQEMSGYVRVSPAGSNTPLLFSTGKNLPAADSVGSK, encoded by the coding sequence ATGAAAAAGATACAATTTAATATGATAGCTGCCGCAGGAGTAGCTATTCTAATGAGCCTCAATGCCTGTAAACCCAAAAATGCAGGAAATGCTGTGAGCTCTGATGCTGCAGCAAAAGCGTATGTAGCACCAGGAAAATATGATGCATTTTATAATTTTGTTTCAGGGGGCTTTAGCGGACAAATGAGCGTATATGGATTACCGTCAGGTCGTTTATTGAGGGTGATACCTGTTTTCTCAGTTGACCCGGAAAAAGGCTGGGGATATAGTGAGGAAACCAAGCCCATGCTAAATACTTCTCATGGTTTTGTGCCGTGGGATGATCTCCATCATACTGAAATGTCTCAAACAAACGGTGAAATAGATGGTAGATGGGTGTTTGGTAATGCCAATAATACACCAAGAGTTGCCAGGATAGATCTGACTACTTTTCGTACAGCAGAAATTATTGAATTGCCAAACAGTGCAGGGAATCACTCTTCACCTTTTATCACAGAAAATACTGAATACGTAGTGGCAGGAACAAGGTTTAGCGTCCCACCCGATAATGTAAATGGAGATGTACCTATCAATACTTACAAAAAGAATTTTAAGGGCACATTGAGTTTTATCAGTGTTGGTAAAGAAGATGGAAAAATGGATATCGCATTTCAGATACAATGCCCTGGGGTAAATTTTGATCTGAGTCATGCCGGTAAAGGTAAGTCACATGGATGGTTCTTCTTTAGTTGTTACAATACAGAACAAGCCAATACATTGCTTGAAGTAAATGCTTCTCAAAAAGATAAAGATTTTATCATGGCGGTAAACTGGAAAAAAGCAGAAGAATATTTGAAAGCAGGTAAAGGAAGAAAGCAAGCAGTAAGATATGCTCATAATATATACAATGAAAAAACACATACAGCTACATCAGAGATCAGAACAGAAGTGACAGTGCTGGATGCAAAAGAGTTGAAAGATATCTGTTATTTCATGCCATGTCCTAAATCACCACATGGCTGCGATGTAGATCCAACAGGAGAATACATTGTGGGTAGTGGAAAATTAGCGGCATTGATTCCCGTGTTCAGTTTTGATAAAATACAAAAAGCAATTGCAGCAAAAGATTTCATAGGTGAATATGATGGTATACCAATCATAAAATATGAAAGTGCTTTATATGGGGAAGTTAAAAAACCGGGTCTTGGTCCATTACATACAGAGTTTGATGGTAAAGGGTTTGCTTATACTACCTTCTTTGTATCAAGTGAAGTGGTAAAATGGAATATTAAAGACCTCACAGTAGTAGATAGAGTGCCTACCTATTATTCAGTTGGTCATTTATGTATACCTGGTGGCGATAGTAAAAAACCGAATCCTAAATATTTAATTGCGTATAATAAAATTACCAAAGACAGATATCTGCCAACAGGTCCTGAGTTGGCTCAAAGCGCACAGTTGTATGATATCAGCGGAGATAAGATGCAATTGATACTTGATTTCCCCACCATTGGCGAACCGCATTATGCACAAGCTGTTTCAGCAGATCTGATAAGAGCAAAATCTCTTAAATTCTTTAAAATTGAGGAGAATGCACATCCTTATGCATCTAAAGGAGAAGGTACTACAAAAGTTGTGAGAGAAGGAAATAAAGTGCATGTGTATATGACCGCAATTCGTTCACATTTTGCGCCTGATAATATCGAGGGAATAAAAATGGGAGATGAAGTATATTTCCATGTTACAAACATTGAACAGGATTGGGATGTGCCACATGGCTTTGCTGTAAAAGGTGCAAGCAATGCTGAGTTGCTTATTATGCCGGGAGAAACCCAAACGTTAAAATGGATACCTGAAAAAACAGGTATGTATCCTATATACTGTACCGATTTCTGTAGTGCATTGCATCAGGAAATGTCGGGCTATGTTAGAGTATCTCCGGCTGGAAGTAACACTCCGTTATTGTTTAGTACGGGAAAAAATTTACCTGCTGCTGATTCAGTAGGTAGTAAATAA
- a CDS encoding c-type cytochrome: MKKLSIILVIGTIIASCGGGGGSDVKPTTDAYDATKNEAPAGNPSYDPNRGEGKFTKVDIPATLDVAKASEGEKIYGVKCSSCHKVTDEKLVGPGWKGVTKRYAAEWIMNFVTNTDAMLNKDPKAQAQLEICLVRMPNQNLTDDDARNLYEFMRKNDGVK; the protein is encoded by the coding sequence ATGAAAAAATTATCAATCATTTTGGTCATAGGAACTATTATAGCATCATGTGGTGGAGGTGGAGGTAGTGATGTAAAGCCTACAACTGATGCCTATGATGCAACAAAGAATGAAGCTCCTGCCGGAAACCCATCATATGATCCCAACCGCGGCGAAGGGAAATTTACTAAAGTAGATATTCCTGCTACGCTTGATGTTGCGAAAGCATCAGAAGGAGAAAAGATTTATGGAGTAAAATGCAGCAGTTGCCATAAGGTTACTGATGAAAAATTGGTTGGCCCAGGTTGGAAAGGTGTAACAAAACGATATGCTGCAGAATGGATCATGAATTTCGTAACAAATACTGATGCGATGCTTAATAAAGATCCTAAAGCCCAGGCTCAATTAGAAATATGTTTGGTAAGAATGCCCAATCAAAACTTAACAGATGACGATGCAAGAAATTTGTATGAGTTTATGCGTAAGAATGATGGAGTAAAATAA
- a CDS encoding Crp/Fnr family transcriptional regulator: MIKIMLFNKNYHIAQRGRWIALTTLKPIIMMIDIDTLLAWGAAYKKVAANDIIFKEGIQAQFYYQLVSGSVRWVNINEEGKEFLQVMIEPGECFGELPLFDGGPFAATAVANEDSVVIRLHASTFFQLIKENPEIHIKFTRLLSERLRFKFFILKEMANHNPEHSISTLLSYFKETKTNICTKCNRIKLTRQQIADMTGLRVETVIRTIKNLQAKGQLVIEKGKVYC; this comes from the coding sequence ATGATCAAAATCATGTTATTCAATAAGAACTATCATATAGCACAAAGAGGTAGATGGATAGCTTTGACAACACTTAAACCTATCATTATGATGATTGATATCGACACCTTGTTAGCATGGGGGGCTGCTTATAAAAAAGTAGCTGCCAACGACATCATTTTTAAGGAAGGTATTCAAGCACAATTTTATTATCAGTTAGTAAGCGGTAGTGTACGTTGGGTAAATATCAATGAAGAAGGTAAAGAGTTTTTGCAAGTAATGATTGAACCGGGTGAATGTTTTGGAGAACTACCTTTGTTTGATGGCGGACCATTTGCTGCAACAGCGGTAGCTAATGAAGATTCTGTTGTTATTCGCCTTCACGCTTCTACATTTTTTCAATTAATAAAAGAGAATCCTGAAATACATATTAAATTTACCCGGTTATTATCAGAAAGGTTGCGGTTCAAATTCTTTATTTTAAAAGAAATGGCCAACCACAATCCAGAACACAGTATCTCTACATTACTTAGCTATTTCAAAGAAACAAAAACTAATATTTGCACAAAGTGCAACAGAATAAAACTTACACGTCAACAAATTGCTGATATGACAGGCCTCAGGGTTGAAACCGTGATTCGTACTATTAAAAATTTACAGGCAAAAGGTCAACTCGTCATTGAAAAAGGAAAGGTCTATTGTTAG
- a CDS encoding Hsp20/alpha crystallin family protein: MNNLALHLSTNSIYPGEFIPLFSEEEIRNELNRSVKEDIVYPPVNMLELRDSFEIEVALPGIKREELLINCDDNILSVCVIHKEQGSQRAGNFQLHEFNYECFDRHIILPENVDAEFVNAEYKEGILHLRLPKTDQPSKKPHTRIVVY; encoded by the coding sequence ATGAACAACTTAGCCTTACATCTCAGCACTAATTCTATTTATCCAGGAGAATTTATTCCTTTATTTAGTGAAGAAGAAATAAGAAATGAATTAAACCGATCGGTTAAAGAGGATATCGTTTATCCTCCCGTAAACATGCTGGAATTGAGAGACTCATTTGAGATAGAGGTAGCACTGCCGGGTATCAAAAGAGAAGAGCTACTAATTAATTGTGACGATAATATATTATCTGTATGTGTGATTCATAAAGAGCAGGGATCACAAAGAGCAGGAAATTTTCAACTGCATGAATTTAATTATGAATGTTTTGACAGGCATATTATCTTGCCTGAAAATGTAGATGCAGAATTTGTGAATGCAGAATATAAAGAAGGCATCCTGCATTTGCGTTTACCAAAAACAGATCAACCGTCAAAAAAACCACACACCAGAATTGTGGTGTATTGA
- a CDS encoding GIY-YIG nuclease family protein, whose product MPFYIYILYSVTSDKYYVGSTGDLEVRLDQHNNGRNKSTKHGVPWIIKYTETFVLQVDAIKRENEIKKKKSRKYIEWLIGSVG is encoded by the coding sequence ATGCCATTTTATATCTACATACTATATTCTGTTACATCCGATAAATATTATGTTGGGAGTACAGGTGATTTAGAAGTTAGACTCGATCAACATAATAACGGAAGAAATAAATCTACAAAGCATGGTGTACCCTGGATAATAAAATATACTGAAACATTTGTTTTACAAGTGGATGCAATTAAAAGAGAAAATGAGATCAAAAAGAAAAAAAGCAGAAAGTATATTGAATGGCTGATTGGTTCAGTAGGCTAA
- a CDS encoding molybdopterin-dependent oxidoreductase gives MLEEKIISSKEIKKRTIVSFLIFFVLIASAIFGWKWLNKQPEDNGVPQPLRAVLNTNEKIFSNFIFSSNNLTRSYPKSAVGPKTRVNGDAGMGNNFDASKWKLQVVRNPGDTLFLSLAEIKKLPKTEIIFDFKCIEGWSQVTHWGGVKFSDFAKAYGLTKQSEMQYVGLNTPDKEYYVGIDRKSILHPQTILCYEMNGQPLPMNQGYPLRLIIPVKYGVKHLKRIGTIFFSNQRPPDYWFERGYDYYCGL, from the coding sequence ATGCTAGAAGAAAAAATAATTTCATCTAAAGAAATAAAAAAAAGAACCATCGTTTCTTTTTTGATTTTTTTTGTTTTGATTGCGTCTGCAATTTTCGGTTGGAAATGGTTGAATAAACAACCGGAAGATAACGGTGTGCCTCAACCGCTAAGAGCTGTTTTGAATACTAATGAAAAAATATTCAGTAATTTTATTTTCAGCAGTAATAATCTTACCAGGTCATATCCCAAAAGTGCTGTAGGGCCCAAGACCAGGGTAAATGGTGATGCAGGTATGGGGAATAATTTTGATGCATCTAAATGGAAATTACAAGTAGTGAGGAATCCGGGGGATACATTGTTTCTTTCTTTAGCAGAAATAAAAAAATTACCTAAAACAGAAATTATTTTTGATTTTAAATGTATAGAAGGATGGAGCCAGGTAACACATTGGGGTGGTGTTAAATTTTCTGATTTTGCAAAAGCATATGGTCTTACAAAGCAAAGTGAAATGCAATATGTGGGATTGAATACTCCGGATAAAGAATATTATGTTGGTATCGATCGTAAAAGTATTCTTCATCCCCAAACAATCTTATGTTATGAAATGAATGGCCAGCCACTACCTATGAATCAGGGGTATCCATTACGTTTGATTATTCCTGTGAAATACGGTGTTAAACATTTAAAACGCATCGGAACTATTTTCTTCAGTAATCAACGTCCTCCTGATTATTGGTTTGAGCGTGGGTATGATTATTATTGCGGCTTATAA